In Piliocolobus tephrosceles isolate RC106 chromosome 5, ASM277652v3, whole genome shotgun sequence, a single genomic region encodes these proteins:
- the LOC111541068 gene encoding histone H2B type 1-M-like codes for MNGASVGVIIFSGVCDSVVIINVTMPEPTKSAPAPKKGSKKAVTKAQKKDGKKRKRSRKESYSVYVYKVLKQVHPDTGISSKAMGIMNSFVNDIFERIAGEASRLAHYNKRSTITSREIQTAVRLLLPGELAKHAVSEGTKAVTKYTSSK; via the coding sequence ATGAACGGGGCATCGGTGGGAGTGATTATTTTCTCAGGTGTTTGCGACAGTGTTGTAATTATTAACGTTACTATGCCTGAGCCTACCAAGTCTGCTCCTGCCCCAAAGAAGGGCTCCAAGAAGGCGGTGACCAAGGCTCAGAAGAAGGACGGGAAGAAGCGCAAGCGCAGCCGCAAGGAGAGTTATTCCGTGTATGTATACAAGGTGCTGAAGCAGGTCCACCCCGACACCGGCATCTCTTCCAAGGCAATGGGGATCATGAATTCCTTCGTCAACGACATCTTCGAGCGAATCGCTGGCGAGGCTTCCCGCCTGGCGCACTACAACAAGCGCTCGACCATCACTTCCAGGGAGATCCAGACGGCCGTGCGCCTGCTGCTTCCGGGGGAGTTGGCCAAGCACGCCGTGTCGGAGGGCACCAAGGCCGTCACCAAGTACACCAGTTCCAAGTAA
- the H1-4 gene encoding histone H1.4, giving the protein MSETAPAAPAAPAPAEKTPVKKKARKSAGAAKRKASGPPVSELITKAVAASKERSGVSLAALKKALAAAGYDVEKNNSRIKLGLKSLVSKGTLVQTKGTGASGSFKLNKKAASGEAKPKAKKAGAAKTKKPTGAAKKPKKATGAATPKKSAKKTPKKAKKPAAAAGAKKAKSPKKAKAAKPKKAPKSPAKAKAVKPKAAKPKTAKPKAAKPKKAAAKKK; this is encoded by the coding sequence ATGTCCGAAACTGCGCCTGCCGCGCCCGCAGCTCCGGCCCCTGCCGAGAAAACACCCGTGAAGAAGAAGGCCCGCAAGTCCGCCGGTGCGGCTAAGCGCAAAGCGTCTGGACCCCCCGTGTCCGAGCTCATTACTAAGGCTGTTGCCGCCTCCAAGGAGCGCAGCGGTGTATCTTTGGCCGCTCTTAAGAAAGCGCTGGCAGCCGCTGGCTATGACGTGGAGAAGAACAACAGCCGCATCAAGCTGGGTCTCAAGAGCCTGGTGAGCAAGGGCACTCTGGTGCAGACCAAGGGCACCGGCGCATCGGGTTCTTTCAAACTCAACAAGAAGGCGGCTTCTGGGGAAGCCAAGCCTAAAGCTAAAAAGGCAGGTGCGGCCAAAACCAAGAAGCCCACAGGAGCGGCGAAGAAGCCCAAGAAGGCGACGGGGGCAGCCACCCCTAAGAAGAGCGCTAAGAAGACCCCAAAGAAGGCGAAGAAGCCGGCTGCGGCTGCTGGAGCCAAAAAAGCGAAAAGCCCGAAAAAGGCTAAAGCAGCCAAGCCAAAAAAGGCGCCTAAGAGCCCAGCGAAGGCCAAAGCAGTGAAACCCAAGGCGGCTAAACCAAAGACCGCCAAGCCCAAGGCAGCCAAGCCAAAGAAGGCGGCAGCCAAGAAAAAGTAG